A stretch of DNA from Carya illinoinensis cultivar Pawnee chromosome 12, C.illinoinensisPawnee_v1, whole genome shotgun sequence:
GTTGGTGGGAATAGCATTGCCCATACGGCGAGTGTTGGAAGAAACACTGCCAGACGGCTTGCGACCCCTTTGTAGCTTCTCATCCTGGCGTTTGGCCAGGTCTATAGCATTCTTCAGTCCCTTAGGCCGAAACATACAAACCTCAATTGCAATATCTTCCTTTAATCCTCCCATAAAAGCACCTAATAATGCTTTCTTTGGCCAACCAGTCACTCGGTTAGCCAGCTTCTCAAATTCATGTTGATACTCCCGAAAAGTGCCCATCTGTTTAATCTTACTAAGCGCCTTGTCATAGTCTTCGAAATCTGTCGGTCCAAAATGGCGCAAGATTCCCTTCTCAAATTTGTGCCAGGAGATGGTCTTTCCGTCATGGGAACGGTTGTACCATTGCCACAATTGGTTGGTTTCGCCCTCAAGATGGTAGGCAGCAAGCgtcactttctttttcccttgaaTTTCCTGAGTAGCAAAATATTGTTTAACATGGTCAAGCCAAACAGTTGGATCTTCACCTACAAAACGAGGGAAGTCGAGCTTTACGCGAGAATGCATGCGTAAAGTCTTGTCTGTAGCTGTGGTGCGACCCTCATTGGTTTCCGTATCAGACGCTTGAGAGGAACGAGAGCCATCGTTCTCGCTTTCAGCAGATGCATCCATGTCGGAACTCCTGGAACTAGTAGAATGTGGTGATGATGGTGGACTATCCTTGGGCGGATGTTGTTTCGAAGCCTTGCAGCGACGATCCGAATCCCGACTAGAAGAGCGGGAGGCCAactcttgaagaagagtttgggTGGTCACACTCGTCTCCTGCATAGCTTGCATGCTGCGGCACAATTCCAACACAGCTTCTTCGAGGTGCTCAAAGCGAACCTTATTCGTCTTTGTGGGATCAGTCATGGACagtgggaaggaaaaaaaaaaatcgaccagctcttgataccaattgatAGGTACAAACACCAAAGTTCTCTGCTCACGGTGCAGAGAGACCAATACTCAATTCACGGTATTGAGAAGAccacattttattgataactTTTGGCATAAAAACCATTGCCTATTCCCAGCGTTGGTTATAAACCAATTACATCAAAAGGAAACAATGGTTGAATAAAGAAACAATaccaacaaagaaagtaaacgACCTTAACGTAaggaagagaaataaaataacagCTCTGCATGGAAAGAAATATTGGAAAGTCAGCTTGCCAATTCATGCTACGTAGTCGGCCAGCTGTACGTTCGGTTTAGTAGCCCTCATGCTTCTACGTGGCGTGGCTTCATGCATAACCGTATCATTTACCTGCTACAGTTGCATAAACAGTATTATGTGGTAAATTGTGTTAATGCTTCAATATcttaattttaatctttttattttaaatctttgAATATATTGTACATTCTTTTATTGTAGTCTATTTGAACACAGTAGTGTCCTTAAAAATACAACATCAATTAGAAAACAGTATAAATATTCTTAACAAagtaaatgaaagaaaaattttgttacgtacaagtaaaattgcgtattaatttatatattaatattaatttttttatatttaaaatttaaattattactattttaaataaaattaattttttgattaattatattaaatagatgtatatattaatacataattatatttataattaaaatttttcataaaaagaatATCACCAACGAGATAACAAAATActtacaaacataaaaataaaaaacgcaGGTCTGAAAGAAAATAACCCATGAAGCTAGTAGTACTGAGAGCATTCACATTGatctatgcatatgcatatgcaaagtcatatttgcataatatgagcctaaatttatctacattggattatgcatctttaaatatttgcaTAACTATGAACAGTACCTTTACATGTTTaaagatctactattcactctccaaaacatattttattcattctttttctctcctcccactctctttctacatattttatctttaaatattttactacatattttattcattcactccctaaaaaatattttacttaaatattttacatatttgaatatcaaatcctattaaaaaaaaagcaaaaaaaaaataaaatgataatattttattattattttatcttaaatttgtataaatcaatgtaaaaattttgtttgtgtGATAAATTGaatctctaaaaaatataattttacatatgcatatgctTAAATCAATGTGAATGCTCTGAAAGGAAAATAACTCGTGAAGACCTTTTAAGTGCTTCGTCCTCCTGCACCGTCCCATCACCGATCACACTGCAGAAGAAATCAAACTAAATCGGATAAGATTTTGACGGATCAGtgataataatgataaaaaataaacagactGACGCGTGaaaacaaaacttaaaaagaCATTTATATCTACACGTATCACTGAGACAACGTGTTGCACGTTTTTGTTTGATTATAATAAGGTGAAAtggaatattttattaaaaattaaataaaatattattataatataatattttaatattaattttatcttaaaattaaaaaaatttaattaattaataatattttatacaaaaatttaaaaatcagatgaaataatttaaatttagataAACCGCCTGAACAGTACGAACTCATCAGACTTTTGTAGTGAAACCGACTGACACAACCGGCGAAAGTATTTAATTTTTACCATAGTTagcatttttatcattttgttctattaaaaaaaagttttgctactAACAATTGAcagtaattaattttaatattactaaagaaaaaaatattaaaaattaaaaaaaagctaCTAACATGCTGTCCACAGGACCCTAAAAccagagtttaaaaaaaaaatttaaaggtaaaaagttaaagaaaaaaaagctgTTGTATACTTATTTATGATATAAATTGACAaagttacaaattaaaaaaagaaagaaaaaagcttattatataaaataaatctaaatttttataatttctttgaatttattttataaattcttatattttatttttaatatttttttcttcaataatgGGTACGGATGTTTTTTATCCactgattaaaaatattattttaacgtttttgtcatttttttatttcttttcagattttttcaTAGATACTTAAAAATGGAGAAAGAGGACAAAAGACTCGTACCTTTACACTGACACGACCGGCGGTAGCCACAAAGCCACTGACACACTCCTAGCAAGACTCATTACTAACACAACGGGCGGCTGAGACAAAGGACAACACACTTTGACACAAGAATAAAgtaaaaggataaaaaataaacacatgCACGAACCGTGCACAGAAGGACaatagtttattatttatttgctgCAGTGGCCGGAATAGACAGGCAgaatatttgaaaggaaaactttttttattatctttaaatttcatgaattatatttattttaattttttttattttttttataataaatatataatatatagatgataaatagaataatttaattaatttaataagaataaaataaaataaaaaataaaaaaaataaaaaatattattttaatatataaaatatatgatgtaGAATGATATGTagcatttctctatttgaaaatgGTAATGCTATAATTACCGCTCAAATATATTGTTTTTCCTTCCGCTTGATCCGAACAATCAAACTTTTTCTCATCCGTCCAGCTACTCATTCGCCATCTCTTTGTATCCGCAGACTGCCAGTCGCAGACAGGGCTTCAATAACCTCTAAGACGGAACTCAACCAGAGAAGATCGTAAAAAAATCagataaataatcaaaatatacgAAACATATTTTAGAAAAGGTCTGATGAAAAATATTGGAAAAGAACGTAAAGTTAGATTCTTTCCTTCTaaaatatatatccatataCATTTGTAGTTCTTCCTCTCCGGTCAGATCTCCTTCATCCATAAAGCCTCCAATCATAGCGCCTCTTGCTCCTCAgtgagttttcttttttctttttaatatttttttgcttctattctttctttctctattattattatttttaattttgttttttgggttttaCGTTGCAATGTTATGAACTTCTAATATTTGTTGTTCCTGAGTTTTGTTGCTCTTGGTTGTCAAGTTGAGAACCTGGGCATTTGAGTTGGAATACACGGCCGAGATTGATTATTTGAGTTGGAATGGAAGATTCGGGGATGGAAAGCTCGAAGCTGGTGTTCGCCCAATGCAGGGGAAAATGCTACGAAGTGGAGAATGGAGTTAgggtttattttttgggagagaataacaaaagaaaaggaagccgACTgaccaaaataaaattttgagttgGGATGGAAGACTTGGGGATGGAAGGGCAGTGGAATAAGCTACGAAGTGGAGAGTGTTTTTGGGAGGGAGAGaacaaaagaaaggaagatgctggttgaaaattttatttttaatatttaaaattgatgcCACGGGGGTGCCACATCAAGCAGTTGCAGGCAACGGAAGCATTAAGCGATGGacatagcattttccttccttaccgttaagtaaaaaaattaaaaaaaaataatatccatttcggtaaaaagattatgtggaaatagtatttctctaataaaatagatatgaaTCATGTTAATGAcataaggaaaatgatttactcaatattttatataaaatattttacaataatgtgTTAAATGagaagtatttttataaaataccttagaaaataatattattttataaaaatattctatcttataatattattgtaaaatatgttGTGAAAATGTGTCCTGTGTAATACTCATTACTCATGACATAATGCATGCATATTAATCCTCGGTATGTGGTCCGATCGAGACACCTTTATTATAACACCGAAAGATCATTGTATACTGTAACTGGTAGTTGGGGATGCGGGGTTTCTCTAGTTTTCTTTCCCTCCCTAGGAAGGGTAGCTGGAAGGATTAATTGACTATTTAATTTCTCAGTCAACACTCAACAGTATTAATTAAGAAATCAGCTTCcatgtttttaaattctaaCTTCTGATCTCTCTCTGTGATCTCTCTCTAGCTTGATCATCAGCAGACATGATAACGAGTGTGGTCTCTCAAATGGCACCAAAGAGTGATGGATCATCGGCAAAGAAAGTAAGGAACAAAGGAGCATGGACagcagaggaagatcaaaaacTGTCTCAGtacattgaaatccatggagcCAAGAGGTGGGAAACAGTTGCCGCTGCAGCAGGTTATAATAACGTCATATCTCTTGAGATAATACATAATCTGATCAGTCCACaagaaaggaacaaaaaaaagaaagtaaggtTAAGGggcaaagaaagaaattaaagcTTAAACCTGGAGTGCTAGCTGCTCCATTTCTACATTTTTCAGTGCCTTATTTGATCGATCGTACGTACGCCTAAAGGGTTTCCATGCTTTGTTGCAGGTTTGATTCGATGCGGGAAGAGTTGCAGACTGAGATGGCCAAATTATCTGAGGCCCAACATCGAAAGAGGCAACATTTCAGATGCAGAAGAGGACTTGATACTTAGGCTTCATAAACTACTAGGGAACGGGTAATTATTTCTGGATTAACAGCTTAAAGCTGCTGGAAGAAGTTAAACATGATTGTTTTCGCGTTCAATACCACTGCTAGAATTAATTatagcaacatatatatatatatatacacgtaatTGGACAACgtccttttaaaaattaatattatttttatcaagcaaaaaattttgattagtaatataatgttttaagaaaaaaaaaatataatttctatcATCAATTAGTAAGATAAAtttcaatagattttaaaatatttagaattaaaatcttattatttactacTGCATATACTCCTAAGTCGGCTAGAAACAACAAATatgtgaaataaaaaaaataaaaaataaaaaccttgaACCAAAACTATGCAGTGCAGAAAACAAACCGTTAACAGTAAAGTAACATATAAAGtacgttttcttaatttaataaaacgattatttttaaaaagtgatataatttttataaagaaataacatattaagatttttataaaatataaggttttataatgaatttaaattgataaataaataattttatcagaataattatattcataaatatagttggtaaaaaaaatttaaatttaattattttacatttctctttatttatataaagaatgaatagaaattttaaatcacatatatgaatttatataaatcataatttatataaaatatcatatatatatatatatataatagaatatagaatatatatacatacatatatatatatatacgtatttAATATATCTCATAAATAGATGATTACCAATTCATGAATTATAAGATTGATGCACGCTCCatgatatttaataattatgaatttatttagaAGTGATTGGGAAGAGagattaaacaaataaaaacttttaagaagagagaaaaagagatggGTGGATCAGTGATTATCGAAATTACGCAGAAATATAATTAACTTTATTATGATTCATGCAATTAATGGtattaattttaatgataacataataaaaatcataaaattaataaaattttattagataactacattatatatatatcagaaatgttacatacagtcgtagaattgcAAATGACgcacaatcgctttgaaaaagaatagagtctacaattaaaaagttaatctttttttcatgtgggtcttatattaatttatttattttttaaaataactacacGTGTTTATATAactatgattgtaaatattatttatatatatatatataatagatacaTACATGCAATGGTCTTTGATTGCTGGGAGACTTCCGGGAAGAACCGacaatgagataaaaaatttattggaATTCTAAAGAAAATCAAGTGAAGCAGACGTTGGAGGTTTCAACAGTACGAGATCGTACTAAAATAACTATGCTTTAAGAATCTCGTGCCAGCATTGATGAGGGGGCATCGAGACAGCAGGTCATGCCAAAGAAAATTGGAAGGCCGCCGTTGAACTTACTGAATTAGGATCATGTACTGGTTTAGAGTGGGTGAACAAGTTTCCTACACTAGACGAGAATTAATTCTTGgctttttgaaaaaatgtgagCCGTACGCTGGCATGCACGTACTAATTAACTATTAATCTAATCATGTTAATGTTTGTTGTCTCGTAAAATTAAGGTCACAATGtgtaaaattataattagatgGTTTTTCTCGATGTGTTTGTACGAATTTGGTCGAATATTTTTAATCTGCAAGTAATTACATATGGTTTTgacagtaaaaatattatatctcattctattattataattttaattgggACCCAAAACCCAAACATGAACCAGCAGCATTAATAATGAACGAAAGCGTAGATTGCAAATGCCAAATGCTCCTTTCCACCTCGCTCCTGCTTTTGGCCACAAAGTTTGTGCGTTTTTTCCCCCATTGCGTGAGTGATTTGGGATAAGGCATGATTATGCCAAAAGATCAgagaaaatatatgatttttgtagCGAACTGTGTTCATGATGATCCTGTCACTTTTTATATTACGGGATAGATATTTATAGTCATAAATTGCGtttgtcatattttttttttggaaaaaaagttagtagatataaaatttatatggaaaaattaattcttaataatggatctattattttttaaaataattgtacggtatttacacaactcataattatatttaacaaaTTATTCTACAGCTTTCTAACTGTTGTCATCATTACATTTTTCCTACCAAGTTAGCtctagattattattttatagaataatgttagatacagtcaTATAATGCGCAAACgctatgcatttttttttgaaaaagagtgatacccattattaaaaagttagttctttttcatataaatttcgtatttactcacttttttcaaagggatTGTACGACACTTGCTCActccacgactgcaaatatcatttctttattttgaatgtTTCTTATGTCAATGTTAGCAAAAACATAacactttataataaaagtaattttataatctgacaaacTATATTAAATTTagggggtggcaatatgttacacgacctgTTAACCTAACACGAACATGACACGATAATAGTAGgttaaggtttggttttaacgggttcgggtcaaaagggttgacccgttaagacacgattgcttaacgggttgataataAGTCAATCCAATTTGACACATTATAATCTGTTATGACacattaagaaagttaaagttacaattatacccttatacctaaaagtaaaattgttagaatttcaatttcgatatttttattatctagatcgtaattttagatttgtagttagttttataatttttgtagatattgtgattttaatatttatataaaattttgttaaatttaatcaggtcataATAGATTAAATTTAATCAGAGATTCTTCAGAAAATATCTCTGGAAATTTCTCAGCAGGCTGAAACATCAATGATCCACAAAAAATTCAGTACGTTTGATTTCGTggcgaaaaataaataaaagaaggcAATGAAATTTTCGCCACAAAATTTCCCCCAACCCTTTCCCAACAAAGCAAAATTTCCCCCATCCCCCAAGTTAGGAATTTACAGGGATATCTAATCTGCGCCCCTCCCCCAAGGTCCTTGTCCCCATCCTTATCTCTCCACCTACATATACACTCTTTTATAAACTTGCTactatttgaaaagttaaaaacatattattGAATCTTGGGCATAAAATAACACATTAAAAAAGCAACTTGAAGATAATACTTTGCAAAtagaaataaacaaataataaatggCAATCCAAACTATATAAGCGACTAGATTTAGGTATAAAAGTACAGGGATATAGAAGAGAAGGGATTTTTGGAGGGTATCACGCCCAGAAAATTAGGGTTTCCTTTCTGGCTTGTAGAATTAGGTTATGTGCTACCTTAAGTAAGAACCTTTTGTGATATGCGCGTATGTCTGAATTTTTTATCTTCTCATTAGTTATTTGCTGATTTATTTATTACGGATGTGTTTGAATAATTACAAAGGAGGGAGATAATTATGGGAGAGATTTGGCCTGCCTTGGATTGTGGAGAAGTTAAAAAAGGACGTAAATATTTCCAAAAATATTCAGATCTATGAAGAACAGTTGGGAGCTGTAGAAGACATAAACACATAATCCAGCAGACAGATCCTTATTTTTGTAAGTTCTGCCATTTATTGAATGGTTCATAGAGCCAAAAAGAAATCCCAAAAACTGCTACTAGCCTAGGCATTTCTTCAGTCAGGTTTTGTGATAAAATTAAACCCTAGCCTATGCCTAGATCTGCTGCCCCTCTGTTGCTCTCAAACCCTAAGCAGAATTCCGAAGGAATTTCGTCAATTTTCTCTTCTAAATTCCTTAAAAAACAGAGCAGAATATCTTCCGTATCAATCTGCCCAGACTCGTTATTGTTTCTGAAAACCCAAATTCCAAGAAAGGAGTTTTCTTCTTCAGATTTGCTGCACCCTTGAATAAGAATTCCAACAATTTTCGTCAATGTCCCTCTTGAAACCAAAAAAGTGACAAAGCTGTGTCATAAAAAAGGTGATGAAAGTACTCTATAGGGTTTGGACGGCTGTCCAAAAAATGCAAATTGTGGAGATGCATCAAACGATCCCACCGCACCACTTCTCTCAAAGCCAAATAATACAACAGAAACTCACAATTGGCTTGATAATACACCTTTCATATGTTCAACTTACAGAGAACACCCAATTCCCCTGATCTTATTCTGCTATCCAAGCTTTCTTTGCAATAAGAGATGAGTCTAAAATTTGCCTCACCCTAATGAAATCATTATGAGATAGGGAGATAATCTTTTCCACCATCAGTTTCAACCAATTAGCAAGGACTTTACTGATGATTTTGTAGAGCCCCGCGCATTAAGACTTGCATGTCTTAAGTATTTAATATAAACTGCCCCTGCCTTCTTTGGGATATGGGATTATAAATATTGCATCATGCTTTTTAGAAAATCGTCCCTTAGAATGCAAATCATGGAAAACTCTCATAAAGTCTTCTttcaccacctcccaacaatCTTGGAAAAAAGCTATAGAATATACATCGGTTCTGGGGCTTTATCTTAATTCAGTTCTTTTACTAcctcatgaattttttttcctcaaatggCATTTTCTATTAAACCGCCGCCTCTGCTTCTAGTTCCTTAAAATCCAAGCCATCCAACTTGGGTCTCCAGTTGAACTGTTAAGTATATAATCTCTAGTAAACTGCACTATGTGATCAATTATCTGATGATGGTTGGATAGTTCTACGTCATTTCCACTCAAGAACTCAATAAAATTGCTTCATCAATGCAAATTAGCCACCTGGTAGAAAATCTTTGTGCACCTATCACCCTCATTTAACCATAAGGCCCTTAATTTTTGTCCCCAGCTAATCTCTTCTGCAAGTGTAAGCCTCTTCATCTCACTACTAGTGAAGCCATTCTAAGTTTTTCAACATCTAATGCATTTCTCTCCTCAATAGATTCAAAAGTGCTCAATGAATTCATAAGGATCTTCCTTTTGTCTCCCCAAATGGCCAAACACTTGCTCGTTCTAATCTTTCAATATTGGCTTTCAGAGTTTTGAGTTTGCAATCCAGGACACAACTTGGTCAACCTTAAAAGCATTATGAAGCCCACCACCCTTTCACCCTTTCCATGAAGCCCTTGGATTTCAGCCATATGTTCTCTAACTTAAAGTACCTTTTAATCTTTTGAAAATGCTTGCAACCATGGAGAACGGGAAAGTGATCCACACAAAGTTTTGGAAGTCTGCATTAGGCCACTTCAGCGGACTTCGCCTCCCAGCCAGGGGAAAGGAGGATTCTATCGACTGGGGACAAAAGAAGGCACATTTTGGTTATAGACCATGAATAGGTACCCAGGGCAAAAGAAAGAGCAATGGGCTTTTGCTGAAAAATGGGTAATGTTGAAATCTCCTGCAATGCACCATGGCATTCCCCTAACTGATCATACCTGCCCAACTCATTTCTTTATCCCCACCTCTACATAACCAGAAGTTAAACTacttttgaatttaaattttcaaattattatatgGATTCCATTTTAGTTacccaaaaaaatatcaaatactaGATCTATGAATCCCAATTTCCATAAAAAATGTATTAATGACAAACTTCTATGTTTTTAACCAGCATATGCTTTTCGAATAACTTGCCAAGACAAAATGAGAACAGCTGAAGGACAACAGCTTATAAGATATGCCTCACTTTCCAGTGCTTTGAACTGTAATGATATAGATCCAAATGGCTGGGCATAATTGCATCCACCAGGATTCATTGATAGGACAAAACACTCCAAATGGCTGGGCAATTTTACCAGgacacacatatataattctgaaattttaaatcaatCCCTGACCATTTAATGCAATTTGTCCTTCAACTcaacatataatttttgttagTTTCTTGCTACAGCACAAATTCTGGAAACTTATTTGCTGTTAGTCATAACTATGGCAATACCTGATGAGAAATGCAATTGAACATCCTTTTAGTAATCACCCTATTATCGTTCCTTGACGTGGCATCAAATGATTAGAAAATACTATTGGTTATATTTTATTACCTGCCAATCATTTGATGTCATATCACGTGATAATAAAATGATGATAATCAAAAGgatgatcaataaaataaataaataatgaaataaagtACCTGAGCAAGAAAACCTCCAACGGCTGGACCGAGGACTAATCCAATGCCCCATGATGTGCTAATCtgttaaaaggaaaaagaaaactccTTCACTATTATGCTTCATAGTCCAAAACCCTACAAAGGAGGGGGAAAATTCCTTACAATTGACATTCCCAAAGCTTGATATTCTTTACGGCAAATTTCTGAAGCGTATGCCTTGTTATAGACAAAAACTTGACATATTAACATGTAATCCAATTACATAAATTGCACAACAATAAATAGCAGTGCTTATCATATATATGTAGAACATGATGGTTATCATCTTGGACATCAAATGACAATTATTTGTGTGACACATTAGTTTCTTTTATCAACCACTTAAAATGACAATCACTTAAAATGTGCCACATAAAAAGTgtgattgaaaatgataaaataaaaatgaagagcaTTACTTTTTACAGAACTAATGTTTCCTTTCCATATAACGATTATTCATTGCAAAATAAATTGTTGCACACAGATGGGATTTTGGCGCTCTCGATCAGTTACCCAAATACATGAAGATATGCTTCAAGGCTCTGTATGATATCACTGAGGAAATTAGCCAAAAGATAGATCAAAATCATGGCTCGAACCCACTAGACTCTCTAAGAAAAATGGTAAATGTCCATGAATCATGACAATACTTTGCTAATTCCCACATGTTCCTTCTCTACACTCGCAACATCTcggtgaaaatgataaaaatgacaacTCTATATATAATCTTTGCAGTGGGCTAGTTTGTGCAATGCTTTTCTAGTTGAGGCACAATGGTTTGCTTTAGGGCAATCACCAAAGTCGAGAGACTATTTGGAGTAGGACTGTTCAtacgggccggattttatccggcccggtCCGGAATCCGGTTTTACCGGATTCCAGTTCCGGGTTTTCCGGGCCGAAATCCGGATTGTAAAATCCGGACTCAAGCGGTCCGGATACGGGTTTAAAATCCGGGTAtcgcttcccccccccccccccccccccccccccccccgagccCCGGCTAAATatccccccccctctctctctctttctctcgttcATCTCAGAGTCAAAATTCAGAAACCCTAGCCGCTGCTCATCTCGTTCATTTTTTCTCAccctcgatctctctctcttctcaccctCTCTATCTTGCATCGTTAGATACCTTGGAATGAGATGATGAAATGGTACGACTTGTGTAGGTTTTGTTCAGGTAAGATCTGTGCTACGACATTCAGGTAAGATCTGTGCTACGGCTACGAC
This window harbors:
- the LOC122289593 gene encoding transcription factor MYB3-like, with the protein product MITSVVSQMAPKSDGSSAKKVRNKGAWTAEEDQKLSQYIEIHGAKRWETVAAAAGLIRCGKSCRLRWPNYLRPNIERGNISDAEEDLILRLHKLLGNG